A region of the Arachis hypogaea cultivar Tifrunner chromosome 15, arahy.Tifrunner.gnm2.J5K5, whole genome shotgun sequence genome:
AGGTTTTATAccgttattatttatttagttgatAAAACATAACATTAATATTTATATGTTATTACTTTTTTAATCTCTTTCAGATAAAGACTGTTAAGGTCAGTAACGTTTCCTTGGGAGCTACTGATCGAGATATTAAggagttcttttctttttctggtGACATTGAATATGTTGAGCTTCGGAGGTCAGTTGCTGTGTTTAGCTTTTTTGTTTGCTTTCATTTCTAAAATGTTTGGTaccaattataaatttatatattgatGCAGTCATGATGAACGGTCCCAAATTGCTTATGTTACCTTCAAGGATGCACAGGGAGCTGAGACTGCAGTACTGCTATCGGTAATCTGCTTATcgtaatttaatatatatttgcaCAATAATTGATTTGTTTTAATTATAAAGCATATTGAACATCCAATCAATTTGTCCTGATTGAACAATAAAGATATTTtattcattaattgttattgGTAATTTCTAATTTGTGTCCAAGAGTTTATTTGTTGTTGTCCCAAAGAAGACAAATTGAGCTGAATTATTCAGCATTTTAGAAACATAATGCAGTCAGTGAGTTAACCTTTTAGGGGTTGGGGGAGGGGGGGAATCTACTTGGGAATCATGGAGTTCCACATGATAAATTTTCACTAAGGTTGCATTCTTTAGTATTTTCTTGCTGACACTTATGGGATATGCATATTGGATTGATTATTATGTTGCTTAATTTTGGATACTTAACTTTTTCCTCCCTCTTCtagatagattttttttattgtttatcacAACTGAGGTATTCACCAACCACCGTCGAGCACAGTGACTTATCCCTCGTTTAGATAGAAATATAATTTTACTACTTGCGTTATTTAGTAATTTCAATCATCTTTCAAAACCAAACGTAAAAACTGCAGGCAGGTTTGACAAAATTTACCAAGGGCAATCTTATCTTCAGCTGCATGCTTTTGTCATCTATTATCAGTCTTCTGTCTCGAATCTCAAAAATTGACCTCTACAGTTATAGTTTGTAGCAGCCTGTTAGTTGGGATATGAAACATGTTCATGATTGTGTTTGTATCATTTTGTTTGGATATTGAGATCATAACATTGTTCATAACCTTCTATGcaatttaaaacttttatttctaataaaagaattttattaagtTGAAGAATAATTTATAACTAAATTTAACATAATTTCACATGTCAGGGAGCAACTATAGTTGATTTGTCGGTTACAATAACTCCAGATCCAGATTACAAACTTCCACCTGCTGCCTTTGCATCAGCTGTAAGTCTTGATGTGGTACTGTCTTTTTCTTATTATATCAGTAATTAGGCTGCTGGAATCTTGCCGTATCAACCTTTTGTGTCATTTTGCAGCCAAAAGAAAGTCAAGCTCCCGGTGGTGCTGATTCTGCTTTAAGGAAGGCAGAGGATGTGGTTTCAAGCATGCTGGCCAAGGGCTTTATCTTAGGGAAGGATGCTGTCAACAAAGCAAAGACTTTTGATGAGAAGCACCAATTAACCTCATCTGCCTCAGCAAAAGTTGCATCTATTGATCAGAAAATTGGGTTCAGTGAGAAAATAACTGCTGGTGCTTCAGCTGTAAGTGGTAGAGTTCGAGAGGTTGACCAAAAGTTCCAGGTTTCAGAGAAGACCAAATCGGCATTTGCAGCTGCAGAGCAAAAAGTCAGTACTGCTGGTTCTGCCTTGATGAAGAATCGCTATATACTTACTGGTGCCTCCTGGGTAACAGGTGCTTTCAACAGGGTTTCTAAGGCGGCTGAGGATGTAGGACAGAAGACGAAAGAGAAAGTAGTTAGCGCAGAAGAGCAACAGAAGCGACAAGTGGAAGATCAGTATGCGCAAGTCCTTTCTGAGTCCCCAAAAGCAGGTTCGGCAGCAAGTGAACATCACTCTTCCAAGCCTGCCCCTGCTCAGGGTTTGATCCTTTGATTTGCTTCATGTGTATGTATATATACCTACTAGGATACTACGTTGAAAACTTCCCTGCAAACTGTTTCCATATGATTTACCACCACCGTTTTCTTCCATTGGAACTGCATGGAGAATTGTTTTTCTTGGACAAATTTgcaattgtttaattttttcttctaaaagatgAACTGAATTTCGTAGGTGTGAAGTAGCTTGTTTCTGCTAAACTGGGAAAACTGAGCACTATTTACATATATCAAGCATAATAGCGTACACTAATCCGCGCTTCGCTGCTATTCAATAGTGTACATATTACTAGCTTCTCTTTTATCACCCCACTACTATCAGCAAGCATTTTCAGGGATATGGCACTAGGAGGAGTGTCAAAGATCTCGGCGTCCAATCTAGAGTCAAGAATAAGGTTTGCAAGGCCGACAGCAATTTGGTTCGCCTCTCTGAAAGTGCCTCACCTAACTCTCGAGTTCTGTTTTTTAGGGAAATGACTctccaggttttttttttttaatttgggtgTTCTGTtggttcttttttttctcttggttGATGTTTCTCGTCCCAATTGTTTTTACATTTTGGGTCTCAATTGTCACTCTTATTAAAACCACTTTTTCATCGCCCATGAGGATGAATTGGGCTATTATCATGTGGGCCGAACATTTACTCTTGAGCCGTCTGATAGTTTTTTTTGGAGTCTTTAACAGTTGTTAATTTGTGGTCCAAAAAAAATAGTTGTTAATTTGATTGATCTTTGTTGCTAAATTGTATCTAAAATGGCATCTGTCCTCCTTCTCTCAGGGTGTGTTTAGAACACAGAAAGAGGCAATTGATTTGATTTGTTCTTTCTGTGTTTCCTGTCCTGCTTTTGCTCTCTGCTTCTGTCCATGAAGACACCGCCTTTAGGTTCCAAAAATAGCTCCTTATGGTGCTCTAGTTCAGTGTTGTGTACATTTGTCCCAAAACACTGTCGGCTGTGAAGATTGTATCTTATCTTCTCCGATGTGTGAAAAAGAGAGCAAAGTGGGAGTTTCAGTTCCCTTTGATCACATAAACACAATTTGCCATTTCCGTTCTGGCAAAACGGTCTCCCATTCTGACAAATTGCCATCCATGGTCTGACAAATTGTCATCACCGCCGTTTTGTTCATAACTATATAATCTCGGTTAGAAGTTTAGTTACAAGAAACTGACTACTCACatgaaacatataaaaataatacttaaGAATCATTAGATCGTTAAACATATTTAAGTAAATTGTTTAACATAATATATGTCGATAtcttatttatcatatttttatatgaagACTGCTCTGGACTAAGCTCGAGATTATTAGATAAAGAGACAATGAAACAAACATATACGAATTTTAGATTCTCGAGATTCTTTAGTCATCGTAATGAGCATTTGAAAATAGTTTCGAAAACATTACTTTAAAGAAGGGTAACAAATACAGAATTTGGATTCATtaaattttggattttatttgagaggataaagtataattttttatttttgaatattttttttttatgttttctcttgatctcacCAATAAAATAAGATTACACTTTATCTCgtaaataatgaaaagaaaacatTTGTTTcgtaaaagaagaaaaactacTATAAACACGACAAACGAACTGAAGAAGGTAAGTTTGATCTCTATAACTACAAAATACATAAGTTAATCTAAGTTTCCTAATGTAATATTGCGGGCGTACGGCTAAAGAAGTTAGCAAGTTCTTATTTATCATCAAGGTTGGAAAGATAAAATACtccaaccaaaaatatttttgtgagtAGTTACAAAAACAATGAATAAAATAAGGAAATGAAAATTTAATTacctattaaatttataatttttatcattgaaatatatatcatttgaatataattaaaatttcattttGTTCCGCTTAATTAAGAGTATTGCTATATATACAAGTTTTTTTTGACATATGCAAGAAATCacgttatcctctttgtatttcgcgttctttctcctcttccttcttttctttcttctttgtgtttctcctttttttttttggtgtgttTCATTTCGGTCGttgttctttttattattattgttgttgctgcattgtttttccttctcttctttctattgattttgtaacattatgtatttttttttgtttgattttttcctcctaaaaagaaatatgagaatatgaaataagaagatgaagaagaagaagcagtagaagatgaggaggaggaagatggagagttctgaattatacataacttatcagcacacatacatcgAAAACTCTTAAACAATACGCTCGAATATCTtcatgttacacccaaatattttcgtgttaTACACACATTTGTTGCaatgcataaaaatattttttttaatgctgtatttttttcttcttctttttttccttattcctttctttcttttagttgaatgaatataaaatcatctttcaagtaattttgcagcattatatattttttctgtttctttgtgtgatttttttgtgtttattCTTGTTATAagagtaaacaaaaaaaattgagaagataaattaaaaagaaaaagatgaataataaaaaaaagaaatagaagacggtgataatgatgaagaaaataagaaaaagcattaaaagatgaagaggaggaagatgaagagttttaaattatgccgaacttatcagcacacatgcaccgaaaattcttaaataatacactcaaatatcttcgtgttatatccaaatttgctgcaaatatagaaaaatgtttcctctaatgttacatttttttcttctttttttcttatttttttctttcttttagttgaatgaatgtaagttcatcatcttctaactaattttgtagtattatgtatttcttcttcttctttatttgattttttttttcttataaaaagagtaaaataagaagaaatttgaaaagataaaataagaaaaaaaagataaataagaaaaaaaagatgatgatgatgaaaaagaagaaaaagaagaagtagcagaagatgaggaggagggagaaaaagatttttaaattatgtagaacttatcagcATACATACACTGAaatttcttaaacaatacactcaaatatcttcatattacacccaaatatttttgttttacacGTAAATTTACTGCAGattcagaaaaatattttctttaatgcaaaatttttacattacattcaattcaaaccatcaccgatgaaacattattcacctatagaattataaactactaacaaaaaaattaactagaatcgaaccacacctcagacacttgattggattcaacacaataatcaatttcgttctgattcaattgacaatctgaacttgaattattcattattttcaacAATAAGATAACTGATgatagagaagaaggaaaaaaagaaagaaggagaagaaatttcaataaaaaagaatgaagaataggaggaggaggaggtgataGTGTTGGTAACGacgataacaaaataaaaaaataacaaaaaaaatgaagaaggagatgaagaagaaaaaaaatatacagtAATGATACGAAGAAGAACGTTGTATAAACttgtattaaaaaataacttgtatttagaaaataattacttaattaatatcTTTATTTTACCTTTTACGAAATCATTGTTAGTGTTCTTACAATATTTAATCATTTCTTCCTAATGAACTAGAAGCTTCCGCAGTTGTTTATGCAACGGGTCACTATCACTATGTCGTCTTCTTAGAGGTTTGTTGAATTCATAATTCAAGGGTTTAGTATGAGTAATGTAATTCATTTTTTAACCAGAACGTTGCTGATTCAACAAAGCTGCCACCGAAATCTTAATTATATCGTATCTATAATATTAGCAGTTGGTGGAGGGGTGGTGAATAAAAGCTACCGTCATTCTTACTTTGGACAGTAAAGGTAAGCGCACTAGTAAGTTGTAACCAAAAGTAAAGGAAAATATAAAGTGGTGCCTCTTTTAccgtaaaaataattaattatctagTTAAACTATTTTGGTATAGGAAAAGAAACTTTGTTGACTTTTGTTATGTGTATAAATGGGATATAACCTTTATAATTGAATGGTATATCATATTATTAGTATGAGGAGGGATAGAGGACTAGAAAATTTTGTGATTCGTAGTCATTAAATAGTTATTAATAGAgtttttaatggtgtaagattTTATTTAGTGGTGTGAAATTACTCATTATTCTTTTGCTGGTTAAGTGATAAtcatattttaataaaagtgttgcCCCCTAAACTTTTTCTGATAGTATTTATGCTTCAACTATTACTAGGGTTGGAAGTGAGCCGATCTGAACTAAATTCGGCTCGACTCACGAAAATTAAGTTTAGCTCACGATTCGACTCATTAAAAATCAAACCTATTTCATAAATTCAATCTTGGTTCAACGAAAGTTCACGGGCTGACTCGAGTTCACGAACTGATTCAAATAATATgaacataatttataattatatatcaataaattataatttatatatattaaaaaatattaaaaaataaattttatatattgtctatctatcaattataaatttttttatttatatcctacatcgaaattatatataaaaaattattataaaattttaaataattaagaatattaatacatttaatctatatttttaatattatatatataatcgagtcagTTTACGAGTTAATAAATTGAGCTTATCCAACCTCAAATTcgacttatttaatttatgagtttAATTCAAGACTCAAATTCAACTCACCAACTCACAAATTTGATTTATCGAATTATTAACGAGTTAAACTCAAACTGACTCGTAAGCTAACTTGACTTATTTCCAACTCTAACTATTACTGAATTAGATAAAGACAAAAAAGCAATcttttatatataacaataagcagaatgaaaaaaaaaaggttttggtATTTAGATATTTATGTGATCTAACTCTAATATCGAATTTTTTTTAACTGAAATTTTATTGTATGTCTCTCAAAATTTCACTCTACAATATGCAAAATTATTAAACATACTGAAAAACACAATATATaactattaaaaataagaaaaaatataaatagacaataaaaatactaaataatatgaacaatagatatattgaatattaaatttattaggtGTGCAAATAAttatctaatattaaaatttaaaaaaatactttaagaatataatatatttttactttattgaatcaattttaaaatttattatttatattattcacaAAAATTATCCTCTATCTAACAAAATCTATTTTAATATTGGCCATGTtctgttaaataaataaaagagctaCCTGATATGACCCTTGACATTAGTCACGACCGTTTCTATGTAATAGCCATGGCAATTCATTGAAGAAGAATGCTAGGGCAAGTAAGTTTAgtgttttataattattaattgatcattaataatatttttaatggtgtgagattatatttaatggtgagagattattcacttttattttaatgattaagtgctggcaaaaaaatacaaaaattactgCCCCTTAAACTTTTTCTTCATTGAAAATCATTCTTGATTCTCTAAAGTCCAAACGTACCGCCATAGACAACCTATTCAAGCGTCCGTATTCGACTATTCGTTTTTTTCATTGTTTACCGCATATTTTAGTCcgacaaattaaaaatagaaataaatccAAAAATTTTATAGAAGGACTGAATTGTAgatgaattttttaattaatttttattatatttttttattttataaaaataaattagacataacatataattattgagttaattttttaaaaaatttatcaatatatattaaaaatttataattttttataattttatttttaatatgataattatatcaaagaaatataataatatcgataatatattataaaattataaagtattaataatttatagtgtatttagttaaaaattatcacatattttattagttaaaattattttttttaaattttaaaaaattcataaataaattataaaatattaattatgtaaaagatataatatttttataaaatatctttataaaataattttttaacaacgtaaatttagaaaaaaataaatattttttaataaaaaatgtaaaatatacaatataattaccaaaaaatatttacataagttattattaatattttatataataatataaatattaaatatgttaatattaaaaacaaatattttttaaaagaaatagatataaaataataatatataaaaattaatttaaaaaatataaagacttaaagatataatattaaattaattaaataaaaaatattaattaaataattgagacataaatttattatataataaaaaataatatatataaaattattaaattatgtaatatttttattttttttaaatatatatctcatatataaatatagtctttcaaaattttaaaaatcaaaatcactATTCGCtcttctttaaatttatttttgatcaaaaattaatttattacaaatataaattttatttaagagtttaaatataaattgatttaACGTCCCTATTTGTTAACTTCTTCGGCCTAATTCTACTCGTGAAGTTATGGCCCACTTTTcttaactaattaaataaatgttgtttggtgCATATGGACCGTTTGCTCTTTAGTAGCATTATCCATTTATGTCACCATCattttttaatttccaattcaTGCAATATCATAGGTTCTGGTGGGTATAGTAGGTGTTGGATAATACCAATTGAGTATTAGCAGTAAACCATTAATAaacgaaaagaaaacaaaaaaaatgtatgAATGATTAAAAGGTAGACGCTTGAATCATACGCGGAATTTCCAATTTTTCAACTTATTGAGTTGAAAGAAACGGTAAGCTTAATCGCTAAGCGAACAAGGCAACCAATGCACGAGGATTTACTTATAACAATTGTCCCACTAtttgagaaggaaaaaaaaaaaaaaggtatacaTAGAAAACTATGAAATCAAGTGGGCAAGCTAATTATATTTCCAAACTAGTAATATGCTACCTAAccaaaaattacaaataataaataaaagtattgttacgatgggtaaccggagattaatgggctggatggcgttgATTGGCCCAAAC
Encoded here:
- the LOC112747432 gene encoding binding partner of ACD11 1-like; the encoded protein is MSSIKTVKVSNVSLGATDRDIKEFFSFSGDIEYVELRSHDERSQIAYVTFKDAQGAETAVLLSGATIVDLSVTITPDPDYKLPPAAFASAPKESQAPGGADSALRKAEDVVSSMLAKGFILGKDAVNKAKTFDEKHQLTSSASAKVASIDQKIGFSEKITAGASAVSGRVREVDQKFQVSEKTKSAFAAAEQKVSTAGSALMKNRYILTGASWVTGAFNRVSKAAEDVGQKTKEKVVSAEEQQKRQVEDQYAQVLSESPKAGSAASEHHSSKPAPAQGLIL